In Paenibacillus sp. BIC5C1, a genomic segment contains:
- a CDS encoding glycoside hydrolase family 88/105 protein → MQVQTQLSWSERIAEMIFRQCDGEGYHVFPSERWAYVQGMTLMAMSRTGKQYGKDEYVSFMKRHMDLYVQEDGSIGTYSLEEYNLDQINQGKNLFELLDTTGDQRYAEAAHLLAAQLAGQPRTSEGGFWHKKIYPFQMWLDGLYMSSPFLAQYAKTFDRPDLWDEVAHQILLIERKTRDPRTGLLYHGWDESKEQIWADSVTGCSAHFWSRAMGWYVMAIVDSLEYFPIHHPKRGTIIGIFERMCNALVRVQEQKSGLWFQVLDQGFRKGNYLEASGSSMFVYALAKGVRLRYLEPHFRQAAEKGWHGLTARLMEETEEGVKLNAICHGAGLSLDRDGSYSYYVGEQIVSDSFMGMAPLLLAALEMERLP, encoded by the coding sequence ATGCAGGTACAGACGCAGTTATCTTGGTCGGAGCGAATAGCAGAAATGATTTTCCGGCAATGCGATGGAGAGGGCTATCATGTGTTTCCTTCGGAACGTTGGGCATATGTTCAGGGGATGACGTTAATGGCAATGTCACGCACTGGCAAGCAATACGGCAAGGACGAGTATGTTTCTTTTATGAAAAGACATATGGATCTGTATGTTCAGGAGGATGGTTCCATCGGAACGTATTCCCTGGAAGAGTACAACCTGGATCAGATCAATCAGGGCAAGAACCTGTTCGAACTGTTGGATACCACAGGGGATCAACGATACGCTGAGGCCGCTCATTTGCTCGCAGCCCAGCTCGCAGGACAACCCCGAACGTCGGAGGGCGGATTTTGGCACAAAAAAATCTATCCGTTTCAGATGTGGCTGGATGGATTGTATATGTCGTCGCCATTTCTGGCGCAATATGCTAAGACGTTCGATCGACCTGATCTGTGGGATGAAGTAGCTCATCAGATTTTGTTAATTGAACGCAAGACACGTGATCCGCGCACAGGTCTGCTCTATCATGGCTGGGATGAATCGAAGGAGCAGATCTGGGCCGACTCCGTAACTGGATGTTCCGCACACTTCTGGAGCCGGGCGATGGGATGGTATGTGATGGCGATCGTAGATAGTCTGGAGTACTTCCCGATCCATCATCCGAAACGGGGCACAATCATTGGCATCTTCGAGCGCATGTGTAATGCCTTGGTACGTGTACAGGAGCAGAAGAGCGGGCTCTGGTTCCAGGTGCTGGATCAGGGGTTCCGCAAGGGCAATTATCTGGAAGCTTCCGGTTCAAGCATGTTTGTGTATGCCTTGGCGAAGGGCGTTCGCTTGCGTTATCTTGAGCCGCATTTCAGACAGGCCGCAGAGAAGGGATGGCATGGACTGACGGCCCGTTTGATGGAAGAAACGGAGGAAGGCGTGAAGCTGAACGCGATTTGTCACGGGGCAGGACTCAGTCTGGATCGGGATGGTTCATACAGTTATTATGTCGGCGAGCAGATTGTGAGTGACTCGTTCATGGGTATGGCACCGCTCCTGCTGGCCGCGCTGGAAATGGAGCGATTGCCATGA
- a CDS encoding LacI family DNA-binding transcriptional regulator, translated as MITIKDIAKLAGVSYSTVSKALNGDPRIKPATRQKVLAVAEKHQYRKNIMAQQLSTGRSNIIGFVLDELSNPLFSNISGNLHAELKKRGYQMILVVADDGLDVFSQLRVDGCILWDYALDNRDAFWKKFATLNMPCFVLGTDEAPNSPYIKIDRKEGIYKAVEHLKSLGHRRIGFIGNSQNIKLEGYREALQRTGLDFDQRHVLPAYSSWEDGYFAIRNYTFEPDSPTAFIGLNNLVTRGALRALLEAGYSVPNDISLIGYDDLPDMQYAEVALTTIGPPLDELAAQAAELIVSLIRDEQVDYPVIIQPKLNHRNSTAICRQRVSEH; from the coding sequence TTGATAACCATTAAGGACATTGCCAAACTGGCGGGAGTGAGCTACAGCACGGTATCCAAGGCGCTCAACGGTGATCCCCGCATCAAACCGGCGACGCGGCAGAAGGTGCTCGCAGTTGCGGAGAAGCATCAATATCGAAAAAACATTATGGCTCAGCAGCTTTCCACCGGCAGAAGCAACATTATCGGCTTTGTTCTTGATGAACTGAGCAATCCATTGTTCTCGAATATTTCGGGCAATCTGCACGCGGAGCTGAAGAAGCGGGGATATCAGATGATTTTGGTCGTCGCGGATGATGGGCTGGATGTCTTCAGCCAGCTTCGCGTGGATGGATGTATCCTGTGGGATTATGCGCTGGACAATCGAGATGCCTTCTGGAAAAAGTTCGCGACACTCAACATGCCATGTTTTGTGCTTGGTACAGATGAGGCTCCGAACTCCCCATACATCAAGATTGACCGGAAAGAGGGCATATATAAAGCGGTTGAGCACCTGAAGTCACTGGGACATCGCCGAATTGGTTTCATTGGAAACTCCCAAAATATCAAGCTTGAAGGATATCGGGAAGCTTTGCAGCGCACAGGCCTTGATTTTGATCAACGCCATGTGCTGCCTGCATATTCCTCCTGGGAGGACGGATATTTTGCTATTCGGAATTATACGTTTGAACCCGACTCACCAACGGCGTTTATTGGTTTAAACAACCTGGTAACTCGAGGTGCATTGCGGGCTTTGCTGGAAGCAGGCTACAGTGTGCCGAATGATATTTCGTTAATCGGTTATGATGATCTGCCGGATATGCAGTATGCCGAGGTGGCGCTAACAACCATTGGCCCACCGCTGGATGAACTGGCAGCACAGGCAGCAGAGTTGATCGTATCGCTGATCCGTGATGAGCAGGTGGATTATCCGGTGATTATCCAACCGAAGCTGAATCATCGCAATTCGACAGCGATTTGTCGGCAGCGGGTGTCTGAGCATTAA
- a CDS encoding extracellular solute-binding protein encodes MIIRGAGRKSVLAVILAISLAGCSSSTGAGGDKGSVPPSSEPTFNYTGAGPVTDQKDAKLSILGTNAWTTNVDLSTAEIVKKIESNAGVTVDWDLIPPQNYADAVNPRLAAGTGLPDIVYLPDQDQLMKYINSGLFIPLNDLVEKYGVNLKKIYDESPSVKASLTTPDGKMYYVPQQTLTKNYMPLFMVNERWLKKLGLNEPTTLDEFTAMLRKFKTDDPNGNGKADEIPLSMESKFVPMAFGPAFGLDLSNQFYADDQGKVHFSYYEPAYKEYLSYLNGLYKEGLLGVDYASTTSDQVTSRISQDVTGATFNFSWYMSMVYSPLFKDYDPAEPIFKGILPLKGPHGDQFYIGRTPVSGIFGISKDSKNPELAFRFLDYAVSEEAQTYYTWGIKDDTYTEENGVKTFTDKGKDNDYIQKLGIGPVNLPNIQSTDSADSVVAEWHAKLDKELEPYIHEPFPFVYALPDEASVESMSMPDITTYVEEMNFKFISGDASLDQFDSYIETLKKMNIEQVIAGRQAQYDRYKAAQQ; translated from the coding sequence ATGATAATCAGAGGGGCAGGAAGAAAAAGTGTGCTCGCGGTGATTCTTGCTATCAGTCTCGCCGGATGCAGCAGCAGTACAGGAGCGGGGGGAGATAAGGGAAGTGTCCCACCGAGCTCGGAGCCAACGTTCAACTACACGGGAGCAGGTCCGGTAACCGACCAGAAAGATGCCAAGCTATCGATTCTCGGGACCAACGCATGGACGACCAACGTGGATCTCTCTACTGCCGAGATTGTGAAGAAAATTGAAAGTAATGCCGGGGTAACAGTCGATTGGGATCTCATTCCGCCGCAGAATTACGCGGATGCGGTGAATCCAAGGCTTGCGGCCGGAACGGGATTGCCGGATATCGTCTATCTGCCGGATCAGGATCAGCTCATGAAATACATTAACAGTGGTCTGTTTATTCCGCTGAATGATCTGGTGGAGAAGTATGGTGTGAATCTCAAAAAAATATACGACGAATCCCCATCCGTCAAAGCCAGTTTAACGACGCCAGATGGTAAAATGTATTATGTTCCGCAGCAAACGCTTACGAAAAACTACATGCCCTTGTTTATGGTGAATGAACGCTGGTTGAAGAAGCTGGGACTGAACGAACCAACGACACTGGATGAGTTCACAGCGATGCTGCGCAAATTCAAGACAGACGACCCGAACGGTAACGGCAAGGCGGATGAAATACCGTTGTCCATGGAATCCAAGTTTGTGCCGATGGCATTTGGCCCTGCTTTTGGCCTGGATCTGTCCAATCAGTTCTATGCGGATGACCAGGGTAAGGTGCATTTCAGCTATTATGAGCCTGCCTACAAGGAATATCTGTCGTACCTGAACGGGCTGTACAAAGAAGGCCTGCTCGGGGTTGACTATGCCAGTACCACAAGTGATCAGGTGACCTCTCGCATCTCGCAGGATGTAACCGGAGCCACGTTTAATTTTAGCTGGTACATGTCCATGGTCTACAGCCCGCTGTTCAAGGATTATGATCCGGCGGAGCCCATCTTCAAAGGCATTCTGCCATTGAAAGGACCGCATGGTGACCAGTTCTATATTGGACGTACACCGGTGAGCGGCATTTTTGGAATCTCCAAGGACAGCAAAAATCCGGAGCTCGCCTTCCGATTCCTGGATTACGCGGTGAGTGAAGAAGCGCAGACATATTATACGTGGGGTATCAAGGATGATACGTACACCGAAGAGAATGGCGTGAAGACGTTTACGGACAAAGGCAAGGATAACGACTACATTCAGAAGCTCGGCATTGGTCCCGTGAATCTGCCGAACATTCAGTCAACGGATTCTGCTGATTCGGTTGTGGCGGAATGGCATGCCAAGCTCGACAAGGAATTGGAGCCTTATATCCACGAGCCGTTCCCGTTTGTATACGCTCTGCCGGATGAGGCGAGTGTCGAGAGCATGTCCATGCCGGATATTACAACGTATGTGGAAGAGATGAACTTCAAATTTATAAGCGGAGATGCCAGTCTGGATCAGTTTGACAGTTATATTGAGACTTTGAAAAAAATGAACATTGAGCAGGTTATTGCCGGCAGACAGGCGCAATATGACCGGTATAAGGCTGCACAGCAATAA
- a CDS encoding carbohydrate ABC transporter permease: MQKSRSDRLFYGFVYLLTILAVVVTLYPFLYVISISFSSVDAIDKQKVALWPVGFTLSGYQMVLQYRELWLSFYNTLWYTVIGTLMNIVATCIAAFPLSRQQFFLRRKLNFFIAFTMYFSGGLIPVYMLITSLGLYNTRWVMVLPVLVITFNVMICRSAFEGIPNEIFESASIDGANELTMLYRLAIPIIKPTLAVLTLYYAVFHWNNFFSALLYLGKQDMQPLQMFLRRVLIMASPEVMQKMGGTMTTGALAVSTLQVRYVSIVVSILPIVTIYPFIQRYFVKGITLGAVKG, from the coding sequence ATGCAAAAATCAAGAAGTGACCGGTTATTCTATGGATTTGTCTACCTGCTGACCATATTGGCAGTCGTCGTTACGCTGTATCCTTTTCTGTACGTGATCAGCATTTCATTCAGTTCAGTTGATGCGATCGACAAACAAAAGGTTGCGTTGTGGCCGGTAGGATTCACCTTGTCCGGGTACCAGATGGTGCTGCAATACCGGGAGTTATGGCTGTCCTTCTATAACACCCTCTGGTACACCGTTATAGGTACTCTGATGAATATTGTAGCTACCTGCATCGCTGCATTTCCGTTATCCAGACAGCAATTTTTCCTGCGCAGAAAGCTGAACTTTTTCATCGCCTTCACCATGTATTTCTCGGGTGGACTCATTCCGGTCTACATGCTGATTACGTCACTGGGTCTATATAACACCCGCTGGGTGATGGTGCTTCCTGTGCTGGTCATTACGTTTAATGTCATGATTTGCCGCTCGGCCTTCGAGGGTATTCCAAATGAAATCTTCGAAAGTGCAAGCATAGACGGGGCCAATGAACTAACGATGCTGTATCGCCTGGCGATACCCATTATCAAGCCAACGCTTGCCGTGCTGACGTTATATTACGCCGTATTCCACTGGAACAACTTTTTCTCAGCCCTGCTATATCTGGGCAAACAGGATATGCAGCCCTTGCAAATGTTCCTGCGGAGGGTGCTGATCATGGCATCACCGGAGGTCATGCAAAAAATGGGTGGTACGATGACCACGGGCGCGCTTGCGGTATCCACTCTTCAGGTTCGGTATGTGTCGATTGTGGTCAGCATCCTGCCAATCGTTACGATTTACCCTTTTATCCAGCGGTACTTCGTCAAAGGGATTACCCTCGGAGCCGTGAAAGGATAG
- a CDS encoding ABC transporter permease, whose product MKNRMSTLFSLIKRDKYLLLMFSPIFLYYVIFMYVPMPGMLLAFRNFMPGQGMFSGEWVGLRWFDQFVNSIYFWRLLRNTFLLAFLPLLFGFSIPILFAVCIVEIKNQTFKRFAQTVTYLPHFISTVVVAGMIINFLSPTDGIVNTLIAKLGMEKVNFMMDAGWFRTIFTSSDIWQSFGFSSIIYIAAIMGIDPEMYDSGKIDGVNKFQELWHLTLPSIKPTIVILLLLSLGGIMSVGFEKVYLLYNGATYETADVLSTYVYRMGIEGQNYGFATAVGLFNSIITFVLVFAANTMTRRLTKMSLW is encoded by the coding sequence TTGAAAAATCGCATGTCCACGCTGTTCAGCCTGATCAAACGGGATAAATATTTGCTGCTGATGTTCTCACCCATTTTTCTGTATTACGTCATCTTCATGTATGTTCCCATGCCGGGCATGCTGCTGGCCTTCCGCAATTTCATGCCTGGGCAGGGAATGTTCAGCGGGGAATGGGTGGGGCTGAGGTGGTTTGATCAGTTCGTGAATTCCATCTACTTCTGGAGGCTGCTGCGCAATACGTTTTTGCTCGCATTCCTGCCGCTCCTGTTTGGCTTCTCCATCCCCATTCTGTTCGCCGTCTGTATTGTAGAGATCAAGAATCAGACTTTCAAGCGTTTCGCCCAGACCGTCACCTACCTTCCGCATTTCATCTCGACCGTCGTTGTCGCTGGCATGATTATTAACTTCTTATCACCCACGGACGGGATCGTGAACACCCTGATTGCCAAGCTCGGCATGGAGAAAGTGAACTTCATGATGGACGCCGGATGGTTCCGAACGATATTCACCAGCTCCGATATCTGGCAGAGCTTTGGCTTCAGCTCCATTATCTACATTGCAGCCATTATGGGCATTGACCCCGAAATGTACGATTCCGGCAAAATTGACGGCGTCAACAAATTCCAGGAGCTATGGCACCTGACGCTTCCCAGCATCAAACCAACGATTGTCATCCTGCTGCTCCTGTCGCTTGGCGGCATTATGAGTGTAGGCTTCGAGAAAGTATATCTGCTCTATAATGGCGCTACCTATGAGACTGCAGACGTGTTATCCACCTACGTGTACCGGATGGGGATTGAAGGGCAGAACTACGGATTTGCCACAGCCGTCGGCCTGTTCAACTCTATTATTACCTTTGTGCTTGTGTTCGCGGCTAATACGATGACCCGACGTCTGACCAAGATGTCACTCTGGTAA
- a CDS encoding helix-turn-helix domain-containing protein: protein MELNMMLNGLELWKASGGFANEPHVHDDWYQVTLPVRGQCHLVQEQQTYPLQAGLGIIAHPRMEHFFEIGSDSAVIVIKFRNPPVGGLADSGRQGAQTEFRTTQTFDPAEISRLFRGWNAILLDDAPEPLQIQETELAVETYLGRMLAGPPIGSNLTLETAGTGVAGSVGAGLVCGQLSNLLQRSGSNGGAFIDPHLRRVLEYIHSDYTSPMDIESMAAVAHQSRYHFMRSFKALTGSTPYQYVLNLRVEEATRRLRHTTDSVTTISFGLGFSNVSQFYRAFQRVTGVTPMEYRNQM from the coding sequence ATGGAATTAAACATGATGCTGAATGGATTGGAATTGTGGAAGGCTTCTGGCGGATTCGCCAATGAACCCCATGTGCATGATGACTGGTATCAGGTTACGTTGCCTGTCAGAGGACAATGCCATCTGGTGCAGGAACAGCAGACTTATCCACTGCAAGCAGGACTGGGAATTATTGCGCATCCCCGGATGGAGCACTTTTTCGAGATTGGTTCGGATTCGGCGGTTATTGTGATCAAGTTTCGTAATCCGCCTGTTGGCGGCTTGGCGGATTCAGGAAGGCAAGGGGCGCAGACCGAATTTCGGACCACACAAACCTTCGATCCTGCTGAAATTAGCAGACTATTTCGAGGCTGGAACGCCATTTTGCTGGACGATGCGCCTGAACCATTGCAGATACAGGAAACGGAGCTTGCGGTAGAGACATATCTTGGACGGATGCTGGCTGGTCCACCGATTGGAAGTAACCTTACGCTGGAAACGGCAGGAACAGGTGTAGCTGGGAGCGTGGGGGCCGGTCTGGTTTGCGGGCAGCTTTCGAATCTGCTTCAGCGATCAGGCAGCAACGGCGGTGCGTTCATCGACCCCCATCTGCGGCGCGTGTTGGAGTATATACACAGTGACTATACAAGTCCAATGGACATTGAATCGATGGCGGCGGTTGCGCACCAGAGCAGATATCACTTTATGCGTTCTTTCAAGGCACTGACAGGTTCAACGCCGTATCAGTACGTGCTGAATTTGCGTGTGGAGGAAGCCACCCGACGACTGCGCCATACAACAGATTCAGTGACCACCATCAGCTTTGGGCTGGGATTCTCCAATGTCAGTCAGTTCTACAGGGCGTTTCAGCGCGTGACGGGTGTAACACCGATGGAGTATCGAAACCAGATGTAG
- a CDS encoding MFS transporter, translated as MAQAAVSKMQINHSANWALAGVSFAHLLNDAMQTVVPSAFPLFQQTMQLSFAQMGWIAFTLNITASVLQPLVGYMSDRKPMPILLPGGMLFSLIGVLGFALSSELWMLLVSAALIGIGSSILHPESSRVAHLAAGRGRGMAQSIFQVGGNTGQALAPLLVAFILLPHGQLSFLWLMAFALIGIIIQSSVSRWYRDKLADNRSRQQQSVQANGIAQPAAQPLSRGFIAFTMGILILLLFSKFVYIAGMTGYYAFYYADAYNLPLSQAQICLFVLQFAGMVGTLLGGPLADRYGRKPMIWFSIAGTAPFSLLLPYAGPALSMVLCGIIGLILMSGFSVIIVYAQELLPRHIGTVSGLFFGLSFGMAGLGSVVLGSLIDVTSISFVIKLCSFLPLLGVCAVFLRRDRPRNA; from the coding sequence GTGGCACAAGCCGCTGTAAGCAAAATGCAAATCAATCATTCCGCCAATTGGGCGCTTGCCGGAGTCAGCTTCGCCCATTTGCTGAATGATGCGATGCAGACTGTTGTTCCGTCTGCTTTTCCGCTGTTCCAGCAGACCATGCAGCTCAGTTTCGCCCAGATGGGCTGGATTGCCTTCACATTAAATATTACCGCATCGGTCCTTCAGCCGTTGGTCGGTTATATGTCTGATCGCAAGCCCATGCCGATCCTTCTGCCTGGTGGCATGTTATTCTCCCTGATCGGTGTTCTCGGCTTTGCCTTGTCTTCCGAGTTATGGATGCTGCTTGTCTCCGCAGCATTGATCGGTATAGGCTCGTCCATCCTGCATCCTGAATCCTCACGCGTCGCCCATCTGGCGGCAGGTCGAGGACGTGGAATGGCACAGTCCATCTTCCAGGTAGGTGGCAACACAGGTCAGGCTCTCGCCCCATTGCTGGTTGCCTTTATCCTGCTCCCGCATGGACAGCTTAGTTTTCTGTGGCTCATGGCTTTTGCCCTAATCGGGATCATTATCCAGTCTTCCGTTAGCCGTTGGTATAGAGACAAATTGGCGGATAATCGCAGCCGTCAGCAACAGTCTGTACAGGCAAATGGCATTGCGCAGCCTGCTGCCCAGCCTTTAAGTCGGGGGTTTATCGCTTTTACAATGGGAATCCTCATCCTGCTGCTGTTTTCCAAATTCGTGTATATTGCCGGTATGACCGGATACTATGCCTTTTATTACGCGGATGCGTATAATCTGCCTCTCTCGCAGGCCCAGATCTGCCTGTTCGTTCTGCAATTTGCGGGCATGGTTGGAACCTTGCTCGGCGGCCCACTGGCTGACCGTTATGGACGCAAACCGATGATCTGGTTCTCCATCGCGGGTACTGCACCATTTTCACTGCTGCTGCCTTATGCGGGACCTGCTCTATCCATGGTACTGTGCGGCATCATCGGTTTGATTCTGATGTCCGGCTTCAGTGTCATCATTGTCTACGCACAGGAATTGCTGCCACGTCATATTGGGACAGTATCGGGATTGTTCTTCGGCCTGTCATTCGGCATGGCGGGACTCGGCTCGGTTGTGCTCGGTTCATTGATTGATGTGACCAGCATTTCATTCGTCATCAAGCTATGTTCTTTTTTGCCGCTGCTCGGGGTATGTGCCGTATTCCTGCGCCGGGATCGCCCAAGAAACGCCTAA